In a genomic window of Streptomyces pristinaespiralis:
- a CDS encoding ATP-dependent DNA helicase UvrD2, translating into MRQPCGQPPHPPPATWQHGGVTAATHSSLFPQVPESADAVLDGLDPEQREVATALHGPVCVLAGAGTGKTRAITHRIAYGVRAGILQPASVLAVTFTNRAAGEMRGRLRQLGAGGVQARTFHSAALRQLQYFWPKAVGGDMPRLLERKIQLVAEAAARCRIRLDRNELRDVTGEIEWAKVTQTVPADYPAAVSKSLRDAPRDPAEISQVYAMYEQLKRDRSVIDFEDVLLLTVGILQDRHDIADHVRRQYQHFVVDEYQDVSPLQQRLLDLWLGDRESLCVVGDASQTIYSFTGATPDHLLNFRTRHPGATVVKLVRDYRSTPQVVHLANGLLGQARGRAAEHRLELISQREPGPEPSYVEYADEPAEAEGTARRIRELIDAGVPAGEIAVLYRINAQSEVYEQALADAGVPYQLRGAERFFERQEVREAGIALRGAARAGGNDALLDDVEDLPSQVRAVLSTKGWTTEPPAGSGAVRDRWESLAALVRLAEDFVRARPQATLADLVAELDERAAAQHAPTVQGVTLASLHSAKGLEWDAVFLVGLTEGMMPITYAKTDEQVEEERRLLYVGVTRARLHLSLSWALSRAPGGRASRRPTRFLNGIRPGSAAAGPRTAGGAGGVERGGGRRKRRGPVLCRVCGKTLTDAGEMKLMRCEDCPSDMDEALYERLREWRSDQAKELGQPAYCVFTDKTLMAIAEAVPGTETELAGISGVGGRKLDRFGADVLAICAGEEPGEADEED; encoded by the coding sequence ATGAGGCAGCCCTGTGGACAACCGCCGCATCCGCCCCCGGCGACCTGGCAGCATGGCGGGGTGACAGCAGCAACGCACTCCTCTCTTTTCCCGCAGGTCCCCGAGTCGGCGGACGCCGTGCTCGACGGGCTCGATCCCGAGCAGCGCGAGGTGGCGACCGCCCTGCACGGTCCGGTGTGCGTGCTGGCAGGAGCCGGCACGGGCAAGACCCGCGCGATCACCCACCGCATCGCGTACGGGGTGCGCGCGGGCATACTCCAGCCCGCCAGTGTGCTCGCCGTCACGTTCACCAACCGCGCCGCCGGCGAGATGCGGGGGCGGCTGCGCCAGCTCGGTGCCGGCGGCGTCCAGGCACGCACGTTCCACTCCGCCGCCCTCCGCCAGCTCCAGTACTTCTGGCCGAAGGCGGTCGGCGGCGACATGCCGCGACTGCTCGAGCGAAAGATCCAGCTGGTGGCGGAGGCCGCGGCCCGCTGCCGGATCCGCCTCGACCGCAATGAGCTGCGGGACGTCACGGGAGAGATCGAGTGGGCCAAGGTCACCCAGACCGTGCCCGCGGACTACCCGGCGGCGGTGTCCAAGTCGCTGCGCGACGCGCCCCGTGACCCGGCCGAGATCAGCCAGGTCTACGCCATGTACGAGCAGCTCAAGCGCGACCGCTCGGTGATCGACTTCGAGGACGTGCTGCTGCTCACCGTCGGCATCCTGCAGGACCGGCACGACATCGCCGACCATGTCCGCCGCCAGTACCAGCACTTCGTCGTCGACGAGTACCAGGACGTCAGCCCCCTCCAGCAGCGCCTGCTGGACCTGTGGCTCGGTGACCGGGAAAGCCTGTGCGTCGTCGGTGACGCCAGCCAGACGATCTACTCCTTCACCGGCGCCACCCCCGACCACCTGCTGAACTTCCGCACCCGCCACCCCGGCGCGACGGTGGTCAAGCTGGTCCGTGACTACCGCTCCACCCCCCAGGTCGTCCACCTGGCCAACGGCCTGCTCGGCCAGGCCCGTGGCCGCGCCGCCGAACACCGCCTCGAGCTGATCTCCCAGCGCGAGCCGGGCCCCGAGCCCTCGTACGTGGAGTACGCGGACGAGCCCGCGGAGGCGGAAGGCACCGCCCGCCGCATCCGCGAGCTGATCGACGCGGGTGTCCCGGCCGGCGAGATCGCCGTGCTCTACCGGATCAACGCCCAGTCGGAGGTGTACGAGCAGGCTCTGGCGGACGCCGGCGTCCCGTACCAGCTGCGCGGGGCCGAGCGGTTCTTCGAGCGGCAGGAGGTGCGCGAGGCGGGCATCGCCCTGCGCGGCGCCGCCCGCGCCGGCGGCAACGACGCACTCCTCGACGACGTGGAGGACCTGCCCTCCCAGGTGCGGGCCGTCTTGTCCACCAAGGGCTGGACGACGGAGCCGCCCGCCGGTTCCGGTGCCGTGCGCGACCGCTGGGAGTCGCTGGCGGCGCTGGTCCGCCTCGCGGAGGACTTCGTGCGCGCCAGGCCGCAGGCGACGCTCGCCGATCTGGTGGCCGAGCTGGACGAGCGGGCCGCCGCCCAGCACGCGCCCACCGTCCAGGGCGTCACACTCGCCTCCCTGCACTCGGCGAAGGGCCTGGAGTGGGACGCCGTGTTCCTCGTCGGGCTCACCGAGGGCATGATGCCGATCACCTACGCCAAGACGGACGAGCAGGTGGAGGAGGAGCGCAGGCTCCTCTATGTGGGTGTCACCCGCGCGCGGCTGCACCTGTCCCTGTCCTGGGCCCTGTCGCGTGCGCCGGGCGGCCGTGCCTCCCGCCGTCCGACCCGTTTCCTGAACGGCATCCGCCCGGGCTCCGCAGCGGCCGGGCCGCGGACCGCCGGCGGGGCGGGCGGTGTCGAGCGCGGCGGCGGCCGCCGTAAGCGGCGCGGCCCGGTGCTGTGCCGGGTCTGCGGCAAGACGCTGACCGACGCGGGCGAGATGAAGCTGATGCGCTGTGAGGACTGCCCCTCGGACATGGACGAGGCGCTGTACGAGCGGCTGCGTGAGTGGCGCTCCGACCAGGCCAAGGAGCTGGGCCAGCCCGCGTACTGCGTCTTCACGGACAAGACACTGATGGCGATCGCCGAGGCCGTGCCGGGCACAGAGACGGAGTTGGCGGGGATCTCCGGGGTCGGCGGCCGCAAGCTGGATCGGTTCGGGGCCGATGTCCTGGCCATCTGCGCAGGTGAGGAGCCCGGCGAGGCCGACGAGGAGGACTGA
- a CDS encoding mycoredoxin, whose amino-acid sequence MQGTVTMYSTTWCGYCRRLKSQMDREGIAYTEINIEQDPESAAFVEKANGGNQTVPTVLFPDGSTLTNPSLAQVKQKVGV is encoded by the coding sequence ATGCAGGGCACTGTGACGATGTACAGCACCACGTGGTGCGGATACTGCCGTCGGCTGAAGAGCCAGATGGACCGTGAGGGCATCGCGTACACCGAGATCAACATCGAGCAGGACCCCGAGTCGGCGGCCTTCGTCGAGAAGGCCAACGGGGGCAACCAGACGGTTCCCACCGTGCTCTTCCCCGACGGTTCGACGCTGACCAACCCGTCTCTCGCCCAGGTCAAGCAGAAGGTGGGCGTCTAG
- the nudC gene encoding NAD(+) diphosphatase, translating into MSTHSYADAADRPIGLTAPSGIDREAHNRLDEAWLAAAWSHPTTRVFVVSGGQALIDDTPDGRTELVMTPAFEAPVTETHRYFLGTDEEGVRYFALQKDALPGRMDQSARPAGLREAGLLLSPRDAGLLVHAVALENWQRLHRFCSRCGERTVIAAAGHIRRCQACGAEHYPRTDPAVIMLVTDDQDRALLGRQVHWPEGRFSTLAGFVEPGESIEESVRREVREEVGVGVGEVEYVASQPWPFPSSLMLGFMARATTSRIEVDGEEIHEARWFSREDLRAAFESGEVLPPYGISIAARLIELWYGKPLPRPGDVV; encoded by the coding sequence GTGAGCACCCACAGCTACGCCGATGCCGCAGACCGTCCCATCGGTCTCACCGCGCCCAGCGGCATCGACCGCGAGGCGCACAACCGTCTCGACGAGGCATGGCTCGCGGCCGCGTGGAGCCATCCCACGACCCGTGTGTTCGTGGTCTCCGGTGGCCAGGCCCTGATCGACGACACCCCCGACGGCCGCACCGAGCTGGTCATGACCCCGGCCTTCGAGGCCCCGGTCACCGAGACCCACCGGTACTTCCTCGGCACCGACGAGGAAGGGGTGCGCTACTTCGCCCTCCAGAAGGACGCCCTGCCGGGCCGCATGGACCAGTCGGCCAGGCCCGCCGGTCTGCGCGAGGCCGGGCTGCTGCTGTCGCCGCGCGACGCGGGGCTGCTGGTGCACGCGGTCGCGCTGGAGAACTGGCAGCGGCTGCACCGCTTCTGCTCCCGCTGCGGCGAGCGCACCGTCATCGCCGCCGCCGGACACATCCGCCGCTGCCAGGCCTGCGGCGCCGAGCACTATCCCCGCACCGACCCTGCCGTGATCATGCTCGTCACCGACGACCAGGACCGCGCCCTCCTCGGCCGTCAGGTCCACTGGCCGGAGGGCCGTTTCTCGACGCTCGCGGGCTTCGTGGAGCCGGGGGAGTCCATCGAGGAGTCGGTGCGCCGCGAGGTCCGCGAGGAGGTGGGCGTCGGCGTCGGCGAGGTGGAGTACGTCGCCAGCCAGCCGTGGCCCTTCCCCTCGAGTCTGATGCTGGGCTTCATGGCCCGCGCGACGACCTCGCGGATCGAGGTCGACGGCGAGGAGATCCACGAGGCGCGCTGGTTCTCCCGTGAAGACCTGCGGGCCGCGTTCGAGTCCGGGGAGGTGCTGCCTCCTTACGGGATCTCGATCGCGGCGCGCCTCATCGAGCTCTGGTACGGCAAGCCGTTGCCGAGGCCCGGCGACGTGGTCTGA
- a CDS encoding dipeptidase — MSETPDNAVRTYIQQHRAAFLDDLAEWLRIPSVSAQPEHDGDVRRSAEWLAAKLSETGFPVAEIWPTPGAPAVFAEWPSGDPDAPTVLVYGHHDVQPAAREDGWHTDPFEPRITDGRMYGRGAADDKGQVFFHTLGVRAHLAATGRTAPAVNLKLLIEGEEESGSPHFRALVEQQAHRLAADAVIVSDTGMWSETTPTVCTGMRGLADCEITLYGPDQDIHSGSFGGAVPNPATVAARLVAALHDEDEQVTIPGFYEGVAPLTDEERELYAELPFDEETWLRTAKSHGTLGEAGYSTLERLWARPTAELNGIGGGYQGPGGKTIIPSSAQLKLSFRLVAGQEPDKIERAVTDWVAARIPAGIRHEIVFGAATRPCLTPLDHPALQSVVRAMGRAFDGHKIRFTREGGSGPAADLQDVLAAPVLFLGISVPSDGWHAPNEKVELELLLKGVETTAHLWDDMARTLR, encoded by the coding sequence ATGAGCGAGACCCCGGACAACGCCGTCCGTACGTACATCCAGCAGCACCGCGCCGCCTTCCTCGACGACCTCGCCGAGTGGCTGCGCATCCCGTCCGTGTCGGCACAGCCGGAGCACGACGGGGACGTACGGCGCAGCGCCGAGTGGCTCGCGGCCAAGCTGTCGGAGACCGGCTTCCCGGTCGCCGAGATCTGGCCCACGCCCGGCGCCCCCGCGGTCTTCGCCGAGTGGCCCTCCGGCGACCCGGACGCGCCCACCGTGCTGGTCTACGGCCACCACGACGTGCAGCCCGCCGCCCGTGAGGACGGCTGGCACACCGACCCGTTCGAGCCGCGGATCACCGACGGCCGGATGTACGGCCGCGGCGCCGCCGACGACAAGGGGCAGGTGTTCTTCCACACACTCGGTGTGCGCGCCCACCTCGCGGCCACCGGCCGTACCGCCCCCGCGGTCAACCTCAAGCTGCTGATCGAGGGCGAGGAGGAGTCGGGCTCCCCGCACTTCCGCGCACTCGTGGAACAGCAGGCGCACCGCCTCGCCGCCGACGCCGTGATCGTCTCCGACACGGGCATGTGGTCGGAGACCACCCCGACCGTCTGCACCGGCATGCGCGGCCTCGCCGACTGCGAGATCACGCTGTACGGCCCCGACCAGGACATCCACTCCGGATCGTTCGGCGGCGCCGTCCCCAACCCGGCGACCGTCGCCGCCCGTCTGGTCGCCGCTCTGCACGACGAGGACGAGCAGGTCACGATCCCCGGCTTCTACGAAGGCGTCGCACCGCTCACCGACGAGGAGCGCGAGCTGTACGCCGAGCTGCCGTTCGACGAGGAGACCTGGCTGCGCACCGCGAAGTCCCACGGGACGCTCGGCGAAGCCGGCTACTCCACCCTGGAGCGCCTCTGGGCCCGCCCGACGGCCGAGCTGAACGGTATCGGCGGTGGCTATCAGGGCCCCGGCGGTAAGACGATCATCCCGTCGTCCGCGCAGCTGAAGCTGTCCTTCCGGCTGGTCGCCGGTCAGGAACCCGACAAGATCGAACGCGCCGTCACTGACTGGGTCGCCGCCCGGATCCCGGCCGGCATCCGGCACGAGATCGTCTTCGGCGCCGCCACCCGGCCGTGTCTGACCCCGCTCGACCACCCGGCCCTGCAGTCGGTCGTACGCGCCATGGGCCGTGCCTTCGACGGTCACAAGATCCGCTTCACCCGCGAGGGCGGCTCGGGACCCGCGGCCGACCTCCAGGACGTGCTCGCGGCGCCCGTGCTGTTCCTCGGCATCTCCGTACCGTCCGACGGCTGGCACGCACCGAACGAGAAGGTCGAGCTGGAACTTCTCCTCAAGGGAGTGGAGACGACCGCCCATCTGTGGGACGACATGGCCCGCACCCTTCGCTGA